The following proteins come from a genomic window of Synergistaceae bacterium:
- a CDS encoding metallophosphoesterase, which yields MIRGVIIFIVLTNLYLYLKLRSGFGGGRWNLFYLLWAVAWGVLPFITRSGRVTSGRWGEVLFSLGFTWVAIVGMACMIFLFTDLLSLLSRLVDALAGTTFTARFFIPARRVPGTLILVILVVGYSFFEAWNVRPVYVTLTTSKPLPSKPAPSGEKKSLRLVHLTDIHLGGLHGSGRLKRLMEIVRAAQPDLLVITGDLVDGDMAGRDADAAELASNGARYGAFIVPGNHDYYSGIDRALAFMKKAKLTVLRGQSVMAGDITLMGLDDPARSGIGITQGERLPEGLVFPKGPFVLLLKHRPQVLPETIGLFDLQLSGHTHGGQIWPFGYLAARLNKSVQHLSFHSAPPDAEGRSERKSAVYVSNGVGFWGPPLRFLTPPEVTIIDLVSEPEGN from the coding sequence TTGATTCGGGGCGTCATCATTTTCATCGTTCTCACCAATCTCTATCTGTACCTGAAGCTGCGTTCGGGGTTCGGAGGAGGACGGTGGAATCTTTTTTACCTCCTGTGGGCTGTCGCCTGGGGAGTTCTTCCTTTCATCACCCGATCGGGAAGAGTGACCAGCGGTCGATGGGGAGAGGTTCTTTTCTCCCTGGGTTTCACCTGGGTCGCCATTGTCGGCATGGCCTGCATGATTTTTCTTTTTACGGATTTGCTCTCCCTGCTCTCGCGCCTGGTCGACGCTCTGGCCGGCACGACCTTCACAGCCCGATTTTTCATCCCCGCCCGACGCGTTCCCGGAACGCTGATTCTCGTCATTCTTGTCGTGGGGTACAGTTTCTTCGAAGCCTGGAACGTCCGCCCCGTGTACGTGACCCTGACCACGTCGAAACCCCTTCCTTCAAAACCCGCTCCTTCCGGCGAGAAAAAAAGCCTGCGGCTGGTTCACCTCACGGATATTCATCTGGGGGGACTTCACGGATCGGGACGGCTGAAGCGCCTGATGGAAATCGTCCGGGCCGCCCAACCCGACCTGCTGGTGATAACGGGAGATTTGGTGGACGGCGACATGGCCGGACGGGACGCGGACGCGGCGGAGCTGGCCTCCAACGGAGCCCGATACGGGGCCTTCATCGTGCCCGGCAATCACGATTACTACTCGGGGATTGACCGCGCGCTGGCCTTCATGAAAAAAGCGAAGCTGACCGTTCTTCGCGGGCAATCCGTCATGGCGGGGGACATCACCCTGATGGGGCTGGACGATCCGGCGCGATCCGGCATCGGCATAACCCAGGGGGAACGCCTGCCGGAGGGGCTTGTTTTTCCGAAAGGGCCCTTTGTGCTTCTCCTGAAACATCGGCCTCAGGTTCTGCCGGAGACCATCGGTCTGTTCGACCTGCAGCTTTCGGGACATACCCACGGCGGTCAAATCTGGCCCTTCGGTTATCTCGCCGCGCGGCTCAACAAAAGCGTTCAGCATCTTTCGTTCCATTCAGCCCCGCCTGACGCGGAAGGCCGGTCCGAACGGAAAAGCGCCGTCTACGTCAGCAACGGAGTCGGGTTCTGGGGACCCCCTCTCCGGTTTCTCACCCCTCCGGAGGTAACGATCATCGACCTGGTCAGCGAGCCCGAGGGAAACTGA